In the genome of Luteitalea pratensis, the window CCCAGGTTCGTATGCACGTCGCGAACTCCTCTCACGTGGACCGACGCCCTGCCGTCGAGCCATGCCAGGGCGCCTCCATGGACACGCACCCGTGACGAGTGCGCCACCTCCCGTCCATGCAAGAACGCGTGCAGGTCCGGAGCGACGGCTGGACGTCACGCGGAATGTCCCTTGCATCGGGTGACCTGACAGGAGGAAAACCATGCTCTGGACTTTGGCGTTGATCCTGTTCGTGCTGTGGCTGATCGGAACGGTGAGTGCGTACACGATGGGCGGCCTGATTCACGCGCTGCTCGTGCTCGCGCTCATTCTGGTCGTACTGAATCTGTTCACTGGCACCCGTCGCACCGCACTCTAGCCGGGCGGGGGCCTTCAGCCGGCTTCGGCGCCGCGCCCTTCGGCGCAGGCATCCGCGATTGCTGAGGGCTCCCGCCGCGGGCCGGTTGTGTCTGCGATTGAGACTACCTGCCGCGCTGCCCTACAGGCGTGCTCGAGTTCACGGGCAACCGCTGTGACGAAATCCATCGACCCGGCAAGCTGGCACCTCAGGCACGGCCCTTGCCAAACCGGCAGCCATGGTCGAGTCCTCTCGCCTCCAGGAACCCGCCGGCCGCCTCCACCGCGCCTCCAGCGCCCCGGTCGCCGCCGCGCGACGGCTCCCCATCGGCGCGGACGTCGTTGCACGGTCTTGCGTGCACGTGCGCGTCTGGGCGCCCGCGCACGCAAGTGTGTCGGTGCGGCTGGACGCCCACGACTGGCAGCTGCGCGCCGAACCGGGCGGCTACTTTTCGGCCGAAGTGCCTGGCCACGCAGGTAGCCGGTACGGCTTCCTGCTCGGGAATGACGCCACGGTGTATCCCGACCCGGCCTCGCGGTCGCAGCCGCAGGGTCCTCACGGCCTGTCGGAAGTCATCGATCCCGCCTCGTATGCGTGGCGTGACGATGACTGGGCCGGACTCACCCGTGACCCGATCCTGTACGAGTTGCACGTCGGCACCTTCACGCCGGAAGGCACGTATGCGGCCGCCGAGGCGCACCTGGACGACCTCGCGGCTCTCGGGATCACGGTCCTCCAGGTCATGCCGGTGGCAGAATTCCCGGGCACGTTCGGGTGGGGATACGACGGTGTCGGCCTGTTCGCGCCATCGCACCTCTATGGACGCCCGGACGACCTGCGCCACTTCGTCGACCGGGCGCACGCCGCCGGTCTCGCGGTGATCCTCGATGTCGTCTACAACCACGTCGGACCGGACGGCAACTACCTGCGCGTCTTCGCACGCGACTACTTCACCGACCGCTACGACAACGAATGGGGCGACGCACTGAACTTCGACGGCCCCGCCTCCGAACCGGTACGTGAATGGGTCCTCAGCAACGTCGCGTACTGGGTGCGTGAATTCCACGTCGACGGGTTCCGTCTGGATGCCACGCAACAGATCTTCGATGCGTCGCCAGAGCATCTCGTCGCCGCAATCGCGCGAACCGCGCGCGAGGCCGCTGGTGGCAGGCGCGTGCTCGTCACGGCCGAGAACGAACCGCAGCATGCGCGTTTCGTGCAGCCGCGCGAGGTGGGCGGCTACGGACTCGATGCGATGTACAACGAGGACTTCCACCACTCCACGCGCATGACCCTCGTCGGGACACACGAGGCCTACTTCACGGACTATCGCGGCGTCGCCAGCGAATGGCTCGCGTGCGCTCGGTGGGGCGTGCTCTTCCAGGGGCAGCACTACTCGTGGCAGAAGGCGCCACGGGGCACGCCGGGCCTCCGCCTTCCACGCAGCACCTGCGTGCACTTCCTCGAGAATCACGACCAGGTCGCCAATACGGACCGCGGGCGGCGGCTCGTCGATCTCGCTCGTCCCGCCGATCTGCGGGCCATGACGGCGCTGCTGCTGTTGTTGCCCGCGATGCCGATGCTGTTCCAGGGCCAGGAGTTCGGGTCGCGTCGGCCGTTCGTCTATTTCGCCGACCACCAGGCGCCACTCCGTGACCACGTGGCGAAGGGACGCCGGGAATTCCTCGATCAGTTCGAGCGCCTGAGAGATCCGGCCGTGGCTGCCGCGCGCGCGGCGCCGCACGAGGCCGCGTCGTTCCGGCAGTGCCAGCTGCATCGCGATCCGCATGATGCGGATCAGGCGGCGTGGCGTGCGCTGCACCGCGATCTGCTCGGCCTGCGATGTGACCGTCCCCGCTGCAACGGCGCGCATGTCCTGGACGGCGCTGCCCCGGATGCCACGCTGCTCCTGCTCCGCTACTTTGGCGACAACGATGCCGACTGGCTGTTGCTGTTCAATGCCGGCGCGGATCGTGATGTCGCGTCACTCTCCGAGCCGCTCATCGCGCCGCCTGCGGGTCGCACCTGGCAACCGCGGTGGTCGAGCGAAGCATTCATGTATGGCGGACAGGGCGAGATGTCCTGGTCGCCGGGCCGGTGGCCGGTGTCGGGCCACGCACTGGTCGTGATGCAGGCCGCGCATACCGAGGACGACCCTGCATGACGACTTCCATCCACGCTCCCGACCTGCTGTCCGAACTGGTGCCGCTCGTGCGGCGGGTTCCGTTCGTCGCTGGCGAGACGCCCACGCTCGAAGAACACGGCAGCCGTGAGTGGCTCGTCACCAACGGGCTCGGCGGTTACGCGTCCGGTACCGTCACCGGTGCGCTGACGCGCCGCTTCCACGGCCTGCTCGTCGCGGCGCTGCCGTCGCCGCTCGGGCGCCAGATGCTGCTCACGCATCTCGAGGAGCGCCTCACGTTTCGTGATGGGCATCGCGAGTGGCTCGGCCTGCACGGCACGACCGGTCAACTCGCGCAGGCCGAAGCAGGCCGCTACCTGGAGGAGTTCCGGCTCGAGGCGGGATTGCCGGTCTGGCGCTACGTCGTCAACGGTGCCGTCATCGAGAAGTCGCTGCTGATGCCACACGGGCAGAACACCGTCCACGTGACCTATCGACTGCTGGATGGCGCGAGGCGCGTGCGCCTCTCGCTTCGCCCCATCGTCGGCTTCCGGCCGCACGAAGCGCCCGTCGACCGCTCCCCCGTCGACGGTTACACCGTCAGCGTCCGCGGCCAGCGCATCGAGGTCGCGGCCGACGAACAGCGGCCCGCGTTGCGCCTGGTGCTGCACGCGCCGACAGGCGGGTTCTCGCTCGACGACCAGGCGATCCACGACGTGCGCTACCTGGTCGAGGAACGCCGTGGGTACGACTTCGCCGGGCCGCTCTGGAGCCCCGGCCGCTTTCGCACCGATCTCCTGCAGGGCACGCCCGTCACGGTGATCGCATCGGCCGAGTCCTGGGACA includes:
- a CDS encoding lmo0937 family membrane protein; amino-acid sequence: MLWTLALILFVLWLIGTVSAYTMGGLIHALLVLALILVVLNLFTGTRRTAL
- the treZ gene encoding malto-oligosyltrehalose trehalohydrolase, whose translation is MVESSRLQEPAGRLHRASSAPVAAARRLPIGADVVARSCVHVRVWAPAHASVSVRLDAHDWQLRAEPGGYFSAEVPGHAGSRYGFLLGNDATVYPDPASRSQPQGPHGLSEVIDPASYAWRDDDWAGLTRDPILYELHVGTFTPEGTYAAAEAHLDDLAALGITVLQVMPVAEFPGTFGWGYDGVGLFAPSHLYGRPDDLRHFVDRAHAAGLAVILDVVYNHVGPDGNYLRVFARDYFTDRYDNEWGDALNFDGPASEPVREWVLSNVAYWVREFHVDGFRLDATQQIFDASPEHLVAAIARTAREAAGGRRVLVTAENEPQHARFVQPREVGGYGLDAMYNEDFHHSTRMTLVGTHEAYFTDYRGVASEWLACARWGVLFQGQHYSWQKAPRGTPGLRLPRSTCVHFLENHDQVANTDRGRRLVDLARPADLRAMTALLLLLPAMPMLFQGQEFGSRRPFVYFADHQAPLRDHVAKGRREFLDQFERLRDPAVAAARAAPHEAASFRQCQLHRDPHDADQAAWRALHRDLLGLRCDRPRCNGAHVLDGAAPDATLLLLRYFGDNDADWLLLFNAGADRDVASLSEPLIAPPAGRTWQPRWSSEAFMYGGQGEMSWSPGRWPVSGHALVVMQAAHTEDDPA